From Gimesia panareensis, the proteins below share one genomic window:
- a CDS encoding sulfatase-like hydrolase/transferase: MNQNSFAARTLEYSGIVVLLCLIGAMFTDSLQAADTPPNIVMIVSDDQGYNDLKSFGSQEIIAPNLERLAKEGVKLTNFYVTWPACTPSRGSLLTGRYPQRNGVYDMIRNEAPDYGYKYKPSEYDVTFERIGGMDVREQLLPALLKPAGYVSGIYGKWDLGVHRRFLPLARGFDDFYGFTNTGIDYFTHERYGVPSMFRNNQPTTADKGTYCTYLFQREAVRFLKENHEKPFFLYLPFNAPHSASNLDPRIRGVAQAPEKYKNMYPQLKDTFDTKKKTGRYEFRETPQGPVIKQKPSPDRRRLEYLASITCMDDAIGEVLELLDEYKIADNTIVVFFSDNGGGGGADNSPLKGKKGMMFEGGIRVPCLIRYPNKIQPGTVNDGLLTSLELVPTFLKAAGISQPNEVVFDGYDMLPTLMGKANSPRTEMYWQRRADKAARVGNWKWVESEKGNGLFDLSKDIGEKHDLSRSHPEKLKQMQAHFANWKKEMAEAEPRGPFRDY, from the coding sequence ATGAATCAAAACTCATTCGCAGCCCGGACGTTGGAATACTCTGGAATCGTTGTTCTGCTCTGCTTGATCGGGGCCATGTTCACCGACTCTCTGCAGGCCGCGGACACGCCTCCGAACATTGTGATGATTGTCAGCGATGACCAGGGGTACAACGATCTGAAAAGTTTCGGCAGCCAGGAGATCATCGCGCCCAATCTGGAGCGGCTGGCGAAAGAGGGAGTCAAACTGACCAATTTTTATGTCACCTGGCCGGCCTGCACGCCCAGCCGAGGGAGCCTGCTCACCGGACGCTACCCGCAGCGGAATGGTGTCTACGACATGATCCGCAACGAGGCCCCCGATTACGGCTATAAGTACAAGCCATCCGAATACGATGTCACCTTTGAACGCATCGGCGGTATGGATGTGCGGGAACAGCTCTTGCCTGCTTTATTGAAACCCGCCGGATACGTGAGTGGCATCTACGGAAAATGGGATCTGGGCGTGCATCGTCGCTTTCTCCCGCTGGCGCGGGGCTTCGATGACTTTTACGGCTTCACCAACACCGGCATCGATTACTTCACGCATGAACGCTACGGCGTGCCTTCGATGTTCCGTAACAATCAACCCACCACAGCAGACAAAGGCACCTATTGCACCTATCTGTTCCAGCGGGAGGCGGTGCGGTTCCTGAAAGAGAATCACGAAAAACCGTTCTTCCTCTACCTCCCGTTTAATGCACCGCACAGTGCCTCGAACCTCGATCCCCGGATTCGTGGCGTCGCCCAGGCACCGGAGAAGTACAAGAACATGTATCCCCAGCTGAAGGATACGTTCGACACAAAGAAAAAGACCGGTCGTTATGAATTTCGGGAAACTCCCCAAGGCCCCGTCATTAAGCAGAAACCATCGCCCGACCGACGCCGACTCGAATATCTGGCTTCGATCACCTGCATGGACGACGCCATCGGCGAAGTCCTGGAGCTGCTGGATGAATACAAAATCGCCGATAATACGATCGTGGTCTTCTTTTCAGATAACGGAGGTGGCGGTGGAGCAGACAACAGCCCGTTAAAAGGCAAGAAGGGGATGATGTTCGAAGGGGGTATCCGCGTACCCTGCCTGATCCGCTATCCGAACAAGATCCAGCCGGGAACGGTCAACGATGGTCTGCTGACCTCGCTGGAACTGGTTCCGACCTTTCTCAAAGCAGCAGGGATTTCCCAACCAAACGAAGTCGTTTTCGACGGCTATGACATGCTGCCCACCCTGATGGGGAAAGCGAACTCCCCTCGAACAGAAATGTACTGGCAGCGACGAGCCGATAAAGCGGCCCGGGTCGGGAACTGGAAATGGGTCGAATCGGAGAAGGGGAACGGGCTGTTTGATCTTTCTAAAGACATCGGCGAAAAGCACGACCTGTCCCGGTCCCATCCCGAAAAGCTCAAACAGATGCAGGCGCATTTCGCGAACTGGAAAAAAGAGATGGCAGAGGCAGAGCCCCGCGGCCCGTTTCGCGATTATTAA
- the ltrA gene encoding group II intron reverse transcriptase/maturase: MKSSESRQLRFVFADNSKESEAAPKADVSAGRSYLLHQADHNLTNETDAPIEDRDANHDRLLERVASLSNLARALLFVARNKGAAGVDGVSTEEVVEAAPDLLPEIRHALISGTYMPGDIRRVWIPKPGGGERGLGIPNVIDRLVQQAVLLQLEPIFEPTFHDSSHGFRRYRGAQTAIAEAKGYFNKGYGITVDIDLSKFFDRVHHQRLLGRISQRVEDGRVLKLVHRMLKAKVVMPDGTCVVSEEGTPQGGPLSPLLSNIVLDELDWELTRRGLKFVRYADDFSVFVRTKRAGDRVMASVQQFIERKLRLVINEEKSSVSAPFDLTFLGFRLRKDSKGIMMILISNRTARRMSVRIRELTPRNWGGSFDACVARVNRYLNGWIGYFRLCTGVGSFSGFDAHIRRRLRAILVRQKKRPRHLFRHLLRRGISQGLAWKSAYRIRGHWKRSASFGIHKAYGNAWFAERLVNLQIRWHEFHPKGAKKQLELF; encoded by the coding sequence TTGAAAAGTTCTGAATCACGTCAACTGAGATTCGTGTTTGCCGACAACTCGAAAGAGAGCGAGGCTGCCCCGAAAGCGGACGTATCTGCTGGACGGTCATACTTGCTGCATCAAGCGGATCACAATTTGACGAACGAAACAGACGCCCCGATAGAAGATCGCGATGCAAATCATGATCGTCTGTTGGAACGGGTGGCCTCGCTGTCGAATTTGGCACGAGCGCTACTATTTGTGGCACGTAACAAAGGTGCTGCCGGAGTCGATGGTGTATCGACCGAAGAAGTCGTGGAGGCAGCTCCCGATCTTCTGCCAGAGATTCGCCACGCTCTGATTTCGGGAACGTACATGCCAGGCGATATCCGTCGTGTTTGGATTCCCAAGCCTGGCGGAGGTGAGCGTGGACTGGGCATTCCCAATGTCATTGATCGGCTCGTTCAACAGGCGGTCTTGCTTCAGCTCGAACCGATCTTTGAACCAACCTTTCATGATAGCAGTCACGGGTTCCGCCGTTATCGCGGAGCCCAAACCGCCATTGCCGAAGCTAAAGGCTACTTCAATAAAGGATACGGCATTACAGTCGATATCGACTTGTCGAAGTTCTTTGATCGCGTCCACCATCAACGGCTACTCGGACGAATATCCCAGCGTGTCGAGGATGGTCGCGTGCTGAAGTTGGTTCATCGGATGCTCAAGGCAAAGGTGGTGATGCCAGATGGAACATGCGTGGTCAGCGAAGAAGGCACTCCGCAAGGGGGGCCACTTTCGCCGCTTCTGTCGAACATCGTTCTCGATGAACTCGACTGGGAGCTTACCCGTCGCGGCTTGAAATTTGTTCGATACGCAGATGATTTTAGCGTATTCGTGCGGACTAAACGGGCGGGAGATCGCGTAATGGCATCGGTGCAGCAATTCATCGAACGAAAACTTCGACTCGTGATCAACGAGGAAAAGAGTTCGGTGAGCGCCCCTTTTGATTTAACCTTCCTCGGTTTCCGGTTGCGGAAGGATTCAAAAGGGATAATGATGATTCTGATCTCGAATCGTACTGCCCGACGGATGAGCGTCCGAATCCGCGAGTTAACTCCTCGCAATTGGGGCGGCTCTTTCGACGCGTGCGTCGCTCGAGTGAACCGTTATCTCAACGGTTGGATCGGCTATTTTCGTTTATGTACTGGTGTAGGTTCGTTTTCGGGTTTCGACGCCCACATCCGTCGTCGGTTGCGGGCGATCTTAGTTCGCCAAAAGAAACGTCCTCGTCATCTGTTTCGTCACTTGTTACGTCGCGGCATTTCCCAGGGGCTGGCCTGGAAATCGGCCTACCGAATCCGTGGTCACTGGAAGCGTAGTGCAAGCTTCGGCATTCACAAAGCGTATGGAAACGCCTGGTTCGCTGAACGCCTGGTAAATCTGCAAATCCGCTGGCACGAGTTTCACCCCAAGGGGGCCAAGAAGCAACTCGAGTTGTTTTGA
- a CDS encoding phosphoadenylyl-sulfate reductase: protein MARLTQADLSDLNESFEERTPLELIHWAQEMFGTRLAALSSMQRAGCVVAHMLSQLESDIPILFVDTGVLFQETLETRDRIINEYNLNIVTLMPEKTMQEQTEELGVLYLSVEGQEKCCDMRKTQPLMQVADQYDALIGSLRRADGGQRANVPILAIDPAMNCLRVNILASLSKEEFQAYLKDNQVITNPLHQQGYPTIGCNRCTTPVMESEPNRAGRWRHLGPWSQYCGINPTDVTGKHAPSIDLPQDLVDRILGRETDFMI, encoded by the coding sequence ATGGCACGTCTGACTCAGGCCGATTTATCAGATCTCAACGAGTCGTTTGAAGAACGCACTCCCCTGGAGCTGATTCATTGGGCGCAGGAAATGTTTGGCACACGACTGGCAGCGTTATCATCGATGCAGCGTGCAGGGTGTGTGGTCGCGCATATGCTGAGTCAGTTGGAATCCGATATTCCGATTCTGTTCGTCGATACGGGCGTTCTGTTTCAGGAGACTCTGGAGACCCGGGATCGGATCATCAACGAGTATAACCTGAATATCGTCACCCTGATGCCTGAAAAAACGATGCAGGAACAAACCGAGGAACTGGGCGTCCTCTACCTGTCGGTCGAAGGCCAGGAAAAGTGCTGCGACATGCGGAAGACTCAGCCGCTGATGCAGGTCGCTGATCAGTATGACGCCCTGATCGGAAGTCTGCGCCGCGCCGACGGAGGCCAGCGGGCCAATGTACCGATCCTGGCAATCGACCCGGCCATGAACTGCCTGCGGGTGAATATCCTGGCCAGCCTCTCCAAGGAAGAATTTCAGGCATACCTCAAGGACAACCAGGTGATTACCAACCCGCTGCATCAGCAGGGCTATCCCACGATCGGCTGTAATCGCTGCACCACGCCCGTGATGGAAAGTGAGCCGAACCGCGCCGGTCGCTGGCGTCACCTGGGCCCCTGGTCGCAGTACTGCGGGATCAATCCAACCGACGTCACCGGGAAGCACGCTCCGTCCATCGATCTGCCCCAGGATCTGGTCGATCGTATTCTGGGACGCGAAACCGACTTCATGATCTGA
- a CDS encoding HAD-IIA family hydrolase — MLPGYLIDMDGVIYRGTDLIQGAAEFISELKKRDLPFIFLTNNSQRTRRDVVTKLGRMGITVGEEHIFTCAMATARFLAQSKPNGTAFVIGEGGLLHALHRNGYSIVDHDPDYVVVGEGRMVNFEMIEAAVRMIENGAKLIATNMDPNCPTQNGLRPGCGATVAMLEAATKKKAFSVGKPSPVMMRSARQELGISSAQTTMIGDTMETDILGGVEMGYRSVLVLSGGTALSDLSQYAYQPDLVVDSIADLNKEEFFQLDNHRFPRRERILA, encoded by the coding sequence ATGTTACCAGGATATTTGATTGACATGGATGGTGTGATTTATCGGGGAACTGACCTGATTCAGGGAGCAGCTGAATTCATCAGTGAGCTCAAGAAACGTGACCTGCCATTTATCTTTCTGACCAATAACAGCCAGCGTACCCGCCGCGACGTCGTCACCAAACTCGGACGGATGGGAATTACCGTTGGTGAAGAGCATATCTTTACCTGTGCCATGGCCACCGCAAGGTTTCTGGCCCAGAGTAAACCCAATGGAACCGCCTTCGTGATCGGCGAAGGGGGACTCTTACACGCCCTGCATCGCAATGGATATTCCATCGTCGACCACGATCCGGACTACGTTGTGGTCGGTGAAGGCCGTATGGTCAATTTCGAAATGATCGAAGCCGCAGTCCGTATGATCGAAAACGGGGCGAAACTGATCGCCACCAACATGGATCCCAACTGCCCGACTCAGAATGGTCTGCGTCCCGGCTGTGGAGCCACTGTCGCCATGCTGGAAGCGGCCACCAAGAAAAAGGCCTTCAGTGTCGGCAAGCCAAGTCCGGTCATGATGCGGAGTGCCCGCCAGGAACTGGGGATCTCCTCCGCCCAGACCACCATGATCGGCGACACCATGGAGACCGACATCCTGGGAGGCGTCGAGATGGGCTACCGCTCCGTCCTGGTGCTCTCCGGCGGAACCGCGCTGTCGGACCTGAGCCAGTACGCCTATCAGCCCGATCTGGTCGTCGACAGTATTGCTGATCTGAACAAAGAAGAATTCTTCCAGCTGGATAATCACCGCTTTCCCCGGCGGGAACGGATTCTGGCCTGA
- a CDS encoding Hsp20/alpha crystallin family protein: MLSTRTHKLGFPFSSNLRSDLDDAFSQFFGKSLSGFEGAYSPVSVWEEDSKYHVALDVPGITKEELSLDIQDGHLILTGERKTVENREYLHNERSYGKFKRVVRLPEWVDPTSVTATLDSGVLTVVLAKKPEMQPKRIEIQDVSKSE; encoded by the coding sequence ATGTTAAGCACACGCACTCACAAACTCGGATTTCCTTTTTCATCCAACCTGCGTTCCGATCTGGACGATGCCTTCAGCCAGTTCTTTGGTAAGTCACTGTCCGGCTTCGAAGGGGCTTATTCACCCGTGTCTGTCTGGGAAGAAGACAGCAAATACCATGTGGCCCTGGATGTCCCCGGCATCACCAAAGAAGAACTTTCACTCGATATCCAGGACGGACATCTGATCCTGACCGGCGAGCGGAAAACCGTAGAAAACAGGGAATATCTGCACAACGAACGAAGCTACGGAAAATTCAAACGCGTCGTTCGACTGCCGGAATGGGTGGATCCCACCTCGGTGACGGCGACACTGGACTCCGGTGTCCTGACGGTAGTGCTGGCCAAGAAACCGGAAATGCAGCCCAAGCGAATTGAGATTCAGGACGTTTCCAAGTCTGAATAA
- the glnA gene encoding type I glutamate--ammonia ligase gives MTPKDFFAFAEKNGAKMVDLKFTDIFGTWQHCSYPISTWDEGTFEDGVGFDGSSIRGWQTIDSSDMLAVPDPATVQMDPFFKLPTVSVLADIVDPITKEDYNKDPRGVAKKGLAYLQQTGLADSCFIGPEPEFFIFDDVRYLSNQRGAMYEIDSSEAAWNTGRSEEGNLGHKVGYKGGYFPVAPSDTYGDLRAEMVEELQKVGIVVEAHHHEVATAGQCEIDMEFSPLLQMADQFMWYKYIIKNVAKRNGKTVTFMPKPVFDDNGSGMHTHISLWKDGNTLMYGDGYAGLSEFAIHAIGGIIKHGRALIALSNPTANSFHRLVPGFEAPVTLAMSQRNRSASCRIPMYSGSPKAKRVEFRCPDPTANGYLSFTALMMAMIDGVQNKIDPGEPLDRDIYDMTPEELAETNVAPKNLDEALIALEEDHEFLTAGDVFSEDLINSFINYKRTEELDPIRLRPHPYEFDLYYNA, from the coding sequence ATGACTCCCAAGGATTTTTTTGCGTTTGCAGAAAAAAATGGCGCCAAGATGGTCGACTTAAAGTTCACCGACATCTTCGGCACCTGGCAGCATTGTTCGTACCCCATCAGTACCTGGGATGAAGGTACTTTCGAAGATGGCGTTGGTTTTGACGGATCTTCCATCCGTGGCTGGCAGACGATTGACAGTTCAGACATGCTGGCTGTTCCCGATCCTGCGACCGTACAGATGGATCCCTTCTTCAAGCTACCGACGGTCAGTGTTCTGGCTGACATCGTCGATCCGATTACCAAAGAAGACTACAATAAAGACCCGCGTGGCGTTGCCAAAAAAGGTCTGGCTTACCTGCAGCAGACCGGCCTGGCCGATTCCTGCTTCATCGGTCCTGAGCCCGAATTCTTCATTTTCGACGACGTACGTTACCTCTCCAATCAGCGGGGAGCCATGTACGAAATCGACTCTTCTGAAGCCGCCTGGAATACAGGTCGCTCTGAAGAAGGCAACCTGGGTCACAAAGTTGGTTATAAGGGTGGTTACTTCCCCGTAGCTCCCAGTGACACCTACGGCGACCTGCGTGCCGAAATGGTCGAAGAACTGCAGAAGGTCGGTATCGTTGTGGAAGCACACCACCACGAAGTGGCGACCGCCGGTCAGTGTGAGATCGACATGGAATTCTCGCCGCTGCTGCAGATGGCTGACCAGTTCATGTGGTACAAGTACATCATCAAGAACGTCGCCAAGCGGAACGGCAAAACCGTGACCTTCATGCCGAAGCCTGTCTTCGACGATAACGGTTCCGGGATGCACACTCACATCTCTCTCTGGAAAGATGGCAATACCCTGATGTACGGTGATGGCTATGCCGGACTGAGTGAATTCGCAATTCACGCCATCGGCGGGATCATCAAGCACGGTCGTGCTCTGATCGCTCTCTCCAACCCGACTGCCAACAGCTTCCATCGTCTGGTACCCGGCTTCGAAGCGCCCGTGACTCTGGCGATGAGCCAGCGGAACCGTTCTGCTTCCTGCCGTATTCCGATGTACTCCGGCAGCCCGAAAGCGAAACGTGTTGAGTTCCGTTGCCCCGATCCGACCGCCAACGGTTACCTGAGCTTCACCGCTCTGATGATGGCGATGATCGACGGCGTGCAGAACAAGATCGATCCGGGTGAACCGCTCGATCGTGACATCTACGACATGACTCCGGAAGAGCTGGCTGAAACCAACGTCGCTCCCAAGAACCTGGATGAAGCTCTGATCGCTCTGGAAGAAGATCACGAGTTCCTGACCGCCGGCGATGTCTTCAGCGAAGACCTGATCAACTCCTTCATCAACTACAAGCGGACTGAAGAGTTGGATCCGATTCGTTTACGCCCTCATCCTTACGAGTTCGATCTCTACTACAACGCATAA
- a CDS encoding pyridoxine 5'-phosphate synthase, with the protein MPALGVNIDHVATVRQARLTFEPDPVWAAVLAELGGADGITLHLREDRRHIQDHDLYTMKKTVQVKLNLEMAAEDEMTAIALEVRPDQVSLVPEKREELTTEGGLDVIANLERVKQCTHQLQQVGIEVSLFIDPDPEQIAAAKQVGVHAVELHTGRYADATSAVEQQKEYEILRKASEFTVEQELKLHMGHGLTYRNVSKIAAIPDVCELNIGHSIISRAVLVGMEQAVREMKALITG; encoded by the coding sequence ATGCCCGCTTTAGGTGTGAATATTGACCACGTCGCCACCGTTCGTCAGGCTCGTCTAACCTTTGAACCGGACCCTGTCTGGGCGGCTGTGCTGGCGGAACTGGGCGGCGCGGATGGCATCACCCTGCATCTGCGTGAGGATCGGCGTCACATCCAGGATCACGATCTGTATACGATGAAAAAGACGGTGCAGGTCAAACTGAACCTGGAGATGGCTGCAGAGGATGAAATGACGGCGATCGCCCTGGAAGTGCGTCCGGATCAGGTTTCACTGGTCCCCGAAAAACGGGAAGAGCTGACAACAGAAGGGGGCCTGGATGTGATTGCCAATCTGGAGCGGGTCAAGCAATGTACGCATCAGCTCCAGCAGGTCGGTATCGAGGTCAGTCTGTTTATCGATCCCGATCCCGAGCAGATCGCAGCCGCAAAACAGGTGGGCGTGCATGCTGTCGAATTGCATACCGGCCGCTATGCCGATGCCACCTCGGCGGTTGAACAGCAGAAGGAATATGAGATCCTGCGGAAAGCCTCCGAGTTTACGGTCGAACAGGAACTGAAACTGCATATGGGACATGGCCTGACGTATCGGAATGTCTCGAAAATCGCCGCGATCCCCGACGTTTGTGAGTTGAATATCGGCCACAGCATCATTTCCCGGGCCGTGCTGGTCGGGATGGAACAGGCGGTCCGCGAGATGAAAGCGTTGATTACGGGTTAG
- a CDS encoding putative Ig domain-containing protein yields MLAQTEILETRQLLAADDLTALSDDFENAATLTDWQRIYQTEGWSSDQLETWDINQSQPGRMVLMPYTTVWYQDYRGPMVYKEITGDFVVTTQVHISDRDEIGDSDLDDVPNGSQYSLGGLMIRTPRDITNPEVDWSPGSHQNDGTNNGENYVFFSLGWGSSGNQFQTETKTTRNSSSPLVLQNRGDNSVINLQIARIGDSVYTLFQIPGEDWGLNNRYHRPDLPDTLQVGMVAYTDWTKANDYDPFYLNNNALHPGGYDPTPFEDFQPDLVAGFDFIQFDRPEIPPDLQGLDLRTQTTDQQLLSFLGDNVNAPDLPTVTVESSVLNVEELNSSQLEFTFTRSATQLDQPLTVDYQISGTATPGLDFQSLSGEITFAANEATVTLFADVLDDALDEPDESVAVQLLEGTGYLLGEPLFASITILDNDFTNVAPVASPISDQTLFETELFALDVTSYFSDANMVDGDQLTLSATLSGGGSLPDWLTFNPVTGTFNGAPLGGDAGSFDIEVTATDLAGSQASTTFQLTVAPLLQTQLDLRVVQAPTPVAPNGETAALPTHIENLNEWEAFQVEVWAHVSNASDTGVAAFAFDLGYNTAFTTATVLEFGPAFTENQTGLIDDASGLVQGIGGSTLITDAGDDQFVLLARIQFAPTADDQVSLDFESQSIGPADAGFALGQTMVDLVNQRPSQVESVLVPPTQFWAVPYDVNDDDAINFKDLVLFVATYNTTPADSSLPYAWAMDFNQSGTVNFRDLILLAANYGLSKPNHPELIFDPGYPETWTTQNLVAAFSPQPNQQNVPSLSKTAATETANSVIQAYAASSASTEVQLLKETEIEIVDLPDNLLAQSSPGKIQIDVTAAGQGWFIDATPWEHSEFSITTLTELQADANSFAAFRIDLLTVIAHEFEHILEHQHETTGLRKATLSPGTRRLPEAQLQKELQRRAQLQQETDLFFTSLSDESLLAFG; encoded by the coding sequence ATGTTGGCCCAGACGGAAATACTGGAAACCCGGCAATTACTGGCAGCCGACGATCTGACCGCTTTGAGTGACGATTTCGAGAACGCCGCTACCCTGACCGACTGGCAGCGCATTTATCAGACCGAAGGTTGGAGTTCAGACCAGCTGGAAACCTGGGATATCAATCAAAGCCAGCCCGGCAGAATGGTGCTGATGCCGTATACCACCGTCTGGTACCAGGATTATCGGGGCCCCATGGTCTATAAGGAAATCACCGGCGATTTTGTGGTTACGACCCAGGTCCATATCTCCGACCGCGACGAGATCGGCGACAGCGATCTGGATGACGTTCCCAACGGATCCCAGTATTCCCTGGGAGGCCTGATGATCCGCACGCCGCGTGACATCACCAATCCGGAAGTCGACTGGAGTCCGGGATCGCATCAGAATGACGGTACCAACAATGGAGAAAACTATGTCTTCTTCTCCCTGGGCTGGGGCAGTTCAGGAAACCAGTTTCAAACAGAGACGAAAACCACGCGTAACAGCAGTTCGCCCCTGGTGCTTCAGAATCGGGGAGACAATTCCGTGATCAACCTGCAGATCGCCCGCATTGGCGACTCTGTGTATACGCTGTTCCAGATTCCCGGCGAAGACTGGGGCTTGAACAATCGCTACCACCGTCCGGATCTGCCGGACACGCTCCAGGTGGGCATGGTCGCCTACACGGACTGGACCAAAGCCAACGACTATGATCCCTTCTACCTGAATAACAACGCCCTGCATCCGGGGGGCTATGATCCGACGCCTTTCGAGGACTTTCAACCGGACCTGGTCGCCGGTTTCGATTTCATCCAGTTCGACCGGCCGGAAATTCCGCCCGATTTACAAGGCCTTGATCTGCGAACCCAGACCACCGACCAGCAACTCCTCTCTTTCCTGGGTGATAACGTGAATGCCCCGGACTTGCCGACCGTGACAGTGGAATCATCCGTATTGAATGTCGAGGAACTCAATAGCAGCCAGTTGGAATTCACCTTCACCCGCAGTGCCACACAGCTCGACCAGCCGTTAACGGTGGACTATCAGATCTCGGGCACCGCAACACCGGGACTGGACTTTCAAAGTCTGAGTGGGGAAATCACTTTTGCCGCCAATGAAGCAACGGTCACCCTGTTTGCTGACGTGCTCGATGATGCACTCGATGAACCGGATGAAAGTGTCGCCGTGCAGTTGCTGGAAGGCACTGGCTATCTTCTGGGAGAGCCCCTGTTTGCCAGTATCACGATTCTGGATAACGATTTTACCAATGTCGCCCCTGTGGCGAGTCCTATCTCTGATCAGACATTATTTGAAACCGAGCTCTTTGCGCTGGACGTGACTTCTTATTTCTCCGATGCCAACATGGTTGACGGCGATCAGCTCACACTCTCGGCGACTCTCTCTGGAGGCGGCAGCTTGCCCGACTGGTTGACATTTAATCCTGTGACAGGAACGTTCAACGGGGCTCCCCTCGGCGGCGATGCCGGCAGCTTTGATATCGAAGTTACCGCGACCGACCTGGCCGGTTCGCAAGCCAGCACGACCTTTCAATTGACGGTTGCCCCCCTGTTACAGACACAGTTGGACCTGCGCGTCGTACAGGCTCCCACGCCAGTCGCGCCCAACGGGGAAACGGCAGCGCTGCCCACACACATCGAGAACCTTAACGAATGGGAAGCATTCCAGGTAGAGGTCTGGGCCCATGTCAGCAACGCCTCAGATACCGGCGTCGCCGCCTTTGCCTTCGACCTGGGTTACAACACGGCTTTTACGACCGCGACCGTCCTCGAATTCGGTCCGGCGTTTACAGAGAATCAGACCGGCCTGATCGACGATGCCAGCGGCCTGGTTCAGGGGATCGGCGGCAGCACGCTCATTACCGACGCCGGCGATGATCAGTTTGTGCTGCTCGCACGCATCCAGTTCGCTCCGACAGCCGACGATCAGGTCAGCCTGGATTTCGAGTCGCAGTCAATCGGCCCCGCTGATGCAGGCTTTGCCCTGGGGCAAACCATGGTGGATCTGGTCAATCAGAGGCCGAGCCAGGTCGAGTCGGTTCTGGTTCCCCCCACCCAATTCTGGGCCGTCCCCTATGATGTCAATGATGACGATGCAATCAACTTCAAAGACCTGGTCCTGTTTGTTGCAACTTATAATACTACCCCGGCAGATTCATCACTCCCTTACGCCTGGGCCATGGATTTCAACCAGTCAGGCACCGTGAATTTCCGTGATCTGATTCTGCTGGCTGCAAACTACGGCCTTTCGAAACCGAATCACCCGGAACTGATTTTCGATCCCGGCTATCCCGAAACCTGGACGACTCAGAATCTGGTCGCCGCATTTTCTCCACAGCCGAACCAACAGAACGTTCCGTCACTTTCCAAGACAGCCGCCACCGAGACCGCGAACTCAGTAATCCAGGCGTATGCAGCATCGAGCGCTTCCACGGAAGTGCAACTACTCAAGGAGACTGAGATTGAAATCGTGGATCTCCCTGATAACCTGCTGGCCCAGTCGAGTCCGGGCAAGATTCAAATCGACGTGACCGCTGCCGGCCAGGGCTGGTTTATTGATGCCACTCCCTGGGAGCACAGTGAATTCTCGATCACGACGCTGACTGAACTGCAGGCGGACGCGAACTCTTTCGCTGCGTTCCGGATCGACCTGCTGACAGTCATCGCCCACGAGTTTGAGCACATCCTGGAACATCAGCATGAAACCACGGGACTGCGCAAAGCAACTCTGTCGCCGGGAACACGCCGACTTCCTGAAGCGCAACTACAGAAAGAACTGCAGCGTCGTGCGCAGCTGCAACAGGAGACCGATCTGTTCTTCACTTCGCTGAGCGACGAGAGTCTGCTGGCATTTGGATGA